The genomic stretch TCAACTTATGACCAGACGTTGattctagagcagaagtgttgtcatgcgtgccCTTAGACACTCTCATTGCCAATTGGAATAAATATTTTCGCCTTCAAATTTTTCTCtaagattgaatttcaatccattGATAGCTAGATTTATGAATTCTTTCTCTAGAAGAGAAGTGAGGTATATATTTCTAGTCCTCTTGAATAGAGTAACAAACCGATCGACCGACTCATTATCATATTGATAGATTCTGGCCAAATTATAAATCATTACTACTCATatcattttataaaaatgagaatGGAATTATCTATCCATCTCAGCCCAAGTATGGATAGAATTAGGATATAAATTGGTATATCAAGTAAAGGCGGACAAAGGGAACAACCTAAGTCTTAGGAATTCATTTATTCCTGCCTCTCCACATTGGGCAAAAAATCGATTCAACGTGTTCAACGATCGATCGATCATCTTTGCCAATGACAATAGCGAAGTCATGAGTTtcgaatttttttgggtaatgtATAATGTCAACCCAAGCACGATGTGGCTTTCTATATACTAGCctaaccatttctttttcagGGCCTAGTTATTGTAATGTGAGTTCAGCCACTTTATCGGGATTCGCAAGTTGACACCTTTCTTGCCCCCTAGGTTCGGGGTATATAGGATTTTTCAAGCCTTTGTAAAATCCTCACCGGTGGTGGGATCACTTGGCCTAAATTATTTCCACCATTTAATTGACTAAGAGTTAGAGAAACATACCCCGAAGCCGTAGTATTAGGAAAATTAGTTTCATTGGATGGTAAAGTCCCACGAGTCTGGATCATACCAACGGTTTCAGCCCTTTCCAAATTTCTTTCATCGACAAGCACCGTCCTAGAGGTCTAGATCATACCAACAGTTTCAGCCCTTTGCAAATTACTTCCACCAATAGGTACTGTCCTAGTACCGTATTGTGGGAAATTCCAAAAGGCTGTATCTTAAATGGTAAAATTGATTTTATGCAAGTGtgattaggggtgtgcaacaaAATCGATTAGAGCTGAGAATCAGACATGATCGCCCGAAAAATAGGCTCGATTCTCGATTTCAACATGAACaagtccggttcccgatttcaaaTATTTGAAACCGGTTTGAACAGGTCTAGTTCTCGGTTCCAAGTGAAGACTCAACTAGGAACCGGGCCTGTTTTGGAACCGGTTCTTAGTTGCGATAAAAACAACATAATTTATCTAAGTTAAGTCTAACTCTGCGTTGCTTCATGTTTCTACTCCATTCTTTGTTGCCACTCTCTATTCTTTAGAGTAATattttatggatgaatggagaatagagtttaaaattttattttaatgaatGGGGAGTTTTATAATTATGTTTTATGTTATGTGTccgaactttttattatttataattgtACGTGGCTATGTGTTTCAACTTTTTAGCATTTATAGTAGTGGGTGACCATGTGTTTGGCGAATAGGGATTTATGTTGATCATCTTTTATTTTGAGTCGTTTTATTGCTCAAATTactttattataaaaaatataattagaaaaagtaaaaaaaaaattagattctcCGGTAGATCCCGAAATCGGATCGGAAAAATAGGATAGGTTCCGTGTTCTAGAAAAACTGAATAGGTTCCAGATTTTAAAAACTAAGAATCGATTATAACAAGTTAGGTTCCGGATTCCAATTATGAAACCTACCTACCTGCAATCAATCCTCCCTCATTATGATGTTAATAGTCTTGTCTTAAAATGCATATATATGGTTCCGTATCGTGGGAATACTTGCCATGTTAAGCCAATGACTCTTAAATTTGGATTGACCTCTCTAGtaataattaacttgataaacGTGTATCTTCAGTCCATATTTGAACCTTCAAGAAAGCATATGTTATATAGAGGAtgtaatgtgattttttttgcctattttgAAAATGAGAGATTCCATTATGTCTTAGAAAACCTTTTGAAGGAAATTCCAACGGTCCGACCGGAATAATTGCCCCCGTTGACCTTGCCGAGTCGCAGGCTGACGGTCACTCACTCTAAACGGAAGCGACCGACCGTCCTCGATCCCTCCTCCCAACtcgaaaacagaaaagaagacgaagaagaagaagaggaaaatgcatTTGAGCGAAAATGAGGGAATAGAGGGCGCCGTCTTCGTCGTCACCGGCGGGGTAGGCTTCGTCGGAGCTGCGCTCTGCAAGGAGCTGGTCCGGCGGGGCGCTCGCGAGGTCCGATCCTTTGACCTCCGTCTCACCTCCCGCTGGTCTCGCGATCTCAAGGATCATGGAGTCCGCTGCATCCGTGGTAGGTCCCAATCGCGCCCTTTTCGGAGATTTTGCGGACGTTGGCTTCGCTAGTTCTGGCGTTGGTTCCTAATCGGCCCAAAAAGTTGAACCGCGGCTTGGTGCTGCTGGGGCGATTCCTAAGTAGATACTTTGTATGGATCTGTTGAATAGCTTATTAGCGTCCGGATTTCCGTTGTCATGCTGATGTCCCACGATCGATTGTCTTGCTTTGGAGGTGATGCGAAATGCCGTTAGCAATTTGAAGTGCGAGGAGATTGCAGAAAATTTTGTCTAGGAGACCACCGACCAGTGCGAGCTCACTGGTCTTTTAGTCTGTTATGTGTAATTACATCGATATGGGCTTTTGATTCTTCGGTGCTTTCTCAGGCTTGATTGCTGTAGTGCCCTAGCTTACTGTTAGAGATTCCAGTTAAAATAGTTAACAAGTCCAGATGGATAGGTGCTTTTGGTGGATGTTGTGACCAAACCTCAATTGCCATGAAGTATGAACTTTCTGCTTTAGTTGCCTTGAGCTATCGTCAGctatcatttcttcttcttttttaagagTTGAAAGCTGATTGATCCGAATATTCTCCATCTACAGGGGATGTTGCATGCAAAGCGGACGTGGAAAGATCTCTGCGTGGTGCCGACTGTGTTTTCCACCTTGCTTCGTATGGCATGTCGGGCAAACAGATGTTGCAATTTGGTCGAGTCGATGAGGTGAACATAAATGGTACCTGCCATGTTCTGGAAGCTTGTGTTGAGTTGGGGATTGGAAGGCTTGTCTATGTTAGCACGTATAATGTTGTGTATGGGGGGAAGGAGATCGTGAATGGCAATGAAAGCTTGCCTTATTTCCCTTTGGATGAGCATCTAGATTCTTATGGTCGTAGTAAGTCAATTGCAGAACAATTGGTTTTGAAGAGCAACGGTCGTCCCCTAAAGTAAGTGATACTGAATTCCATGTTGTGCAATGCCTCGGTTGAATTGTGTCTTGTATGTGCTTTTTACTATTTTTACTGTGGATGTTGAGTCCAACTTCCCTTGCATGACCTTTGGCAATGCAATATAATTCACGTAAAACAGCTAATCGACTTATATACTAGTTATTCTTGGAGGGGATTTCGTGGCCTTTTGGTTTAAGCTAAGTCTTGGCTTCTTGGACACTTGCTAGATTAGTAAATAGTGTCTTGGCCAGCTGCTAGATTAGTCAATTGGCTATATCTCTTTGCATGCAATCTCAATATAGGTGTTGGCTGCTTTTTATGTCTTTCCACAGCAtgccaaattcaatcataacaGTTTCCAATATGACTATTCTATGcaggaaaaagaaggggaaaaatcTCTATACATGTGCTATCCGTCCAGCTGCGATATATGGGCCAGGTGAAGACAGACACCTTCCTAGAATTGTATCACTGGCGAAGTTGGGTCTCCTCCCATTCAAAGTTGGTGAACCCACCGTGAAGACAGATTGGATTTATGTTGATAATCTTGTCCTTGCTCTTGTATTAGCCAGCATGGGGCTTTTGGATGACATTCCTGGGACTAAAGGACAACCAGTAGCTGCTGGCCAACCATATTTTGTGTCTGATGGTGAGAATCCCACGTCAATCATCTGGATTGTTTTTAGTTTATCTTgtgaagaaaatcaatttggtGGGTCTTGTAGGAGATTTTTCTGATAAGGATTATTTTTCTAGCTGTACTTATGGTATATGTGATGGGTTTGGATCTTCAAATAATTCTTATAatgcaaaagaagaaacttgATCTTCAAATAGTTCTTATAATGCAAAAGAAGAAACTGACTCTTTGTACTTGCAGGATCTCCAGTTAACACTTTTGAATTCTTGCGACCTATTCTTAGAAGTCTAGATTATGATGTACCCAAGGCTTCCCTGTCTGTTCCTCGCGCTCTTTCTTTGGGAAAGGTTATTGGGGCTGTCTATACCCTATTGTATCCATGGTTGGATAAGTGGTGGCTTCCGCAGCCTTTCATCCTTCCAGCGGAAGTATATAAGGTAAATATCTCTATTCTGAGCTCTTCTTCTGCTTGTGAGTGCCTGATGTGTCCTCATTCTTGTTGGGGATCGGGACTTGGGAGTGAAATGGTCTATAGTTGTTCAGTCTAAAACCTTCGGTTCTGTCAATCCTGGACTCTTTCCAGGGGGGAATCTTCCATTAGATGTCAATGTcagaatatgatttttttttctcttcttctattttAAGAAGTCTCAGAAGGCCAGAGGTTGGAATGCTGGCCGCCTTAAGAGTTAAAACTTTTGATTTCTAGATCTTGCAAGAGCATGCGCTGTTCTTGATCTCCAATATATGAATCTATTCTCTTATGCCCCGCACTGCGAAAGTGTAGATATTTGACATGATGGAGAACAGCCGTGTAAGGCCAGCATATTATTCTAATATCAGCTATTACCTGTAAATACTCCTAGTTTCAActgctaaaaaattttaactaaaCGTCCAAACGATCACTTCACGCCACCAAAATGCTATGCCACATGATGGGAGTGTTGCTAAATTTACTGTCCAGATTGCACAAAAAATCTACTGCCGTCAAGTCTCCCTCCACTGGACTCCTTTTTGTACAGGCCCAACGTTGTTATAAAGCTGTCGAATCATACTAAAAGACCAAAGCCACTTCTGACCCAAAAGGTGGTTGGAAAGGACCTAGTTCCAACAAAAACCTTGGCTAGTATTTAGGATTCGTTATTCTTGGTTGACTGTTTGGTTCTTTCGTTTGGTTGGCAAATTCGCGcatcaaacaaaaaattgctGTTAGGATGACGTAGGTTCCTTTTCCTTTGGTATACTTTTAAGACATTTTGTTTCAAACTTTTGTTATGGTAGAGTAGTTgtggtcattttctttttctccttttcatttGTGGAGTTACATAATTTGGGTTTGTTTTTTTCGAAGTTATCTCAGCATGTCAGACATTAATCCATTTTCACCTTCGATATCTGGCCTCTCTCTTAATCAACAGGTAGGCGTAACCCACTACTTCTCATTTCTTAAAGCTAGAGAAGAGCTTGGCTATGTCCCTATGGTGTCTCCTCGTGAAGGTGTGGCCTCGACGATCGCGTACTTgcaagagaggaagaggaagagcctGGACGGCCCTACCATTAACGCATGGGTATTCTCCATAATTGGAATGGCTTCACTATTTGCAGCCGCTTGCTTACCAGAGATGGGGCCTGTGAGATACTTAAGAGCCCtcagccttttctttttccggtCAATGTGGATGGTTAGGTTCGTATTCGCGGCAGCTGTGTCAGCGCATGTCGGTGAGGCGACTTACGCTTGGCGCCTCGCCAAGAGGGTCGACCCTGCTAATGCCAGAGGATGGTTTTGGCAAACTTTTGCACTCGGGATCTTTTCATTGCGTTTTTTGCTAAAGCGAGCTAATTAGGTCTTGGGAACAACTTGTACTCCCGCGATAGAAACAGTGCAATGTTTTCACTAGAATTTGGCAGAACCCAAAAATGTTGGCACACAAGCAGCATTCTCCTAAGATCCAATATATAGTGTATATATCATGATTATATATGGCCCGGGGATTCGGCAGCACAGGCCCATGATGGGCCCAGCTGGCCCACAACCGCCAGTTGTCACGGACCGGCCTGTACCATTTCGTTGGGACCTTTTATAAAAGCATTACTGGCCCCCTATCCCAGTAGCATCGCTGGTTAAGATTTTGCAGCTTTCACGTTTCGCATGAACAATGGCCTTCTTTGGCAGGATAAGCTCAGCTACAGTTTTCATTTCAAGAACACGGATCATTCCTGGACAAGCATGATGAACCAAGGCAAA from Rhodamnia argentea isolate NSW1041297 chromosome 2, ASM2092103v1, whole genome shotgun sequence encodes the following:
- the LOC115738561 gene encoding short-chain dehydrogenase/reductase family 42E member 1 produces the protein MHLSENEGIEGAVFVVTGGVGFVGAALCKELVRRGAREVRSFDLRLTSRWSRDLKDHGVRCIRGDVACKADVERSLRGADCVFHLASYGMSGKQMLQFGRVDEVNINGTCHVLEACVELGIGRLVYVSTYNVVYGGKEIVNGNESLPYFPLDEHLDSYGRSKSIAEQLVLKSNGRPLKKKKGKNLYTCAIRPAAIYGPGEDRHLPRIVSLAKLGLLPFKVGEPTVKTDWIYVDNLVLALVLASMGLLDDIPGTKGQPVAAGQPYFVSDGSPVNTFEFLRPILRSLDYDVPKASLSVPRALSLGKVIGAVYTLLYPWLDKWWLPQPFILPAEVYKVGVTHYFSFLKAREELGYVPMVSPREGVASTIAYLQERKRKSLDGPTINAWVFSIIGMASLFAAACLPEMGPVRYLRALSLFFFRSMWMVRFVFAAAVSAHVGEATYAWRLAKRVDPANARGWFWQTFALGIFSLRFLLKRAN